In Haloarcula salinisoli, one genomic interval encodes:
- the lonB gene encoding ATP-dependent protease LonB, which translates to MSDNTDTDAAPDADREATEPEEEETPAAGQQVAREEASDSEGEAPDTGEGATSDTTLGSDVEIEGGSEFEDAEEQLLGGLDIDSTEEIEVPDRLVDQVIGQDHARDVIKKAAKQRRHVMMIGSPGTGKSMLAKAMSQLLPREELQDVLVYHNPDDGNEPKVRTVPGGKGEQIVEAHKEEARKRNQMRTFLMWIIIAIVIGYSLIIAQQILLGILAAGVIYLAFRYSSRGSDSMIPNLLVNNASQKTAPFEDATGAHAGALLGDVRHDPFQSGGMETPSHDRVEPGAIHKANKGVLFVDEINTLDIRSQQKLMTAIQEGEFGITGQSERSSGAMVQTEPVPTDFIMIAAGNLDAMENMHPALRSRIKGYGYEVYMDDTIEDDAEMRRKYTRFVAQEVENDGRLPHFTEEAVEELILEARRRAGRKGHLTLKFRDLGGLVRVAGDIARAEDKDRTTREDVLQAKRRSRSIEQQLADNYIERRKDYELTVNDGDVVGRVNGLAVMGEDSGIVLPVMAEVTPSQGPGQVIATGQLKEMAEEAVQNVSAIIKKFSDEDISEKDVHIQFVQAGEGGVDGDSASITVATAVISALENVPIEQHIAMTGSLSVRGDVLPVGGVTHKIEAAAKAGLDTVIIPEANTQDVMIEEEYEEMIEIIPVSHISEVLEVALAGEPEKDSLVDRLKSITGKALEHEVGRQGSGSPSPQ; encoded by the coding sequence ATGAGCGACAACACCGACACTGACGCGGCTCCCGACGCCGACCGGGAGGCGACCGAACCCGAGGAGGAAGAGACGCCCGCCGCTGGCCAGCAGGTGGCCAGGGAAGAGGCGTCCGACTCCGAGGGCGAGGCGCCCGACACCGGCGAGGGAGCAACGTCGGACACGACGCTCGGCAGCGACGTCGAGATTGAGGGTGGGTCCGAGTTCGAGGACGCCGAAGAGCAACTGCTGGGCGGCCTCGACATCGACTCGACCGAGGAAATCGAGGTCCCCGACCGCCTCGTCGACCAGGTCATCGGACAGGACCACGCACGGGACGTAATCAAAAAGGCAGCCAAGCAGCGCCGCCACGTGATGATGATCGGCTCGCCCGGGACGGGCAAGTCGATGCTCGCGAAGGCGATGAGCCAGCTGCTCCCGCGCGAGGAACTGCAGGACGTGCTGGTCTATCACAACCCCGACGACGGGAACGAGCCGAAGGTTCGCACCGTTCCCGGCGGAAAGGGCGAACAGATAGTCGAGGCCCACAAGGAGGAGGCCCGCAAGCGCAACCAGATGCGGACCTTCCTGATGTGGATCATCATCGCCATCGTCATCGGCTACTCGCTGATTATCGCCCAGCAGATTCTGCTGGGGATTCTCGCCGCAGGTGTCATCTATCTCGCCTTCCGCTACAGTTCGCGTGGCAGCGACTCGATGATTCCGAACCTGCTGGTCAACAACGCCAGCCAGAAGACCGCGCCCTTCGAGGACGCGACCGGCGCTCACGCGGGTGCCTTGCTGGGCGACGTTCGCCACGACCCCTTCCAGTCCGGTGGGATGGAGACGCCGAGCCACGACCGCGTCGAGCCCGGTGCCATCCACAAGGCCAACAAGGGTGTGCTGTTCGTCGACGAGATCAACACGCTCGACATCCGCTCCCAGCAGAAGCTGATGACCGCCATCCAGGAGGGCGAGTTCGGCATCACGGGCCAGTCCGAGCGCTCCTCCGGGGCGATGGTCCAGACGGAGCCGGTCCCGACGGACTTCATCATGATAGCGGCGGGGAACCTCGACGCCATGGAGAACATGCACCCGGCGCTGCGCTCCCGTATCAAGGGCTATGGCTACGAGGTGTACATGGACGACACCATCGAGGACGACGCAGAGATGCGCCGGAAGTACACCCGCTTTGTCGCCCAGGAAGTCGAGAACGACGGGCGCCTGCCCCACTTCACCGAGGAGGCCGTCGAGGAACTCATCCTCGAAGCCCGCCGCCGTGCGGGTCGGAAGGGCCACCTCACGCTGAAGTTCCGCGACCTCGGTGGGCTGGTCCGCGTCGCGGGCGACATCGCCCGCGCCGAGGACAAGGACCGCACCACCCGCGAGGACGTGCTGCAGGCCAAACGGCGCTCTCGGTCCATCGAGCAACAGCTCGCGGACAACTACATCGAGCGCCGCAAGGACTACGAGCTCACGGTCAACGACGGCGACGTCGTCGGCCGCGTCAACGGGCTCGCCGTCATGGGCGAGGACAGCGGTATCGTCCTCCCGGTGATGGCCGAGGTCACCCCCTCGCAGGGTCCGGGCCAGGTCATCGCGACCGGCCAGCTCAAGGAGATGGCCGAGGAAGCAGTGCAAAACGTCTCCGCCATCATCAAGAAGTTCTCGGACGAGGACATCTCCGAGAAGGACGTCCACATCCAGTTCGTGCAGGCCGGTGAGGGCGGCGTCGACGGCGACTCCGCCTCTATCACGGTCGCGACCGCGGTCATCAGCGCACTGGAGAACGTCCCCATCGAACAGCACATCGCCATGACCGGCTCGCTGTCGGTCCGCGGTGACGTGCTCCCGGTCGGCGGGGTCACCCACAAGATAGAGGCGGCCGCCAAGGCCGGCCTCGACACGGTCATCATCCCCGAGGCCAACACCCAGGACGTGATGATAGAGGAGGAGTACGAGGAGATGATAGAGATCATCCCGGTCTCACACATCTCGGAAGTGCTCGAAGTGGCCCTGGCCGGCGAGCCCGAGAAGGACTCGCTGGTCGACCGCCTCAAGTCCATCACGGGCAAGGCGCTCGAACACGAGGTCGGGCGACAGGGCAGCGGCAGTCCCAGCCCGCAATAG
- a CDS encoding CPBP family intramembrane glutamic endopeptidase, translating into MPQWAAFVGLTGFLLTVLLALSKLSQRSLSAEGGGVTARTDGLERLSAAGPADDTYPRFETARAARERRHIEGQLSSDTLSTGAVLANVALTQGLFGLLLLGGAFFFEIPLAAFGVTADALSTGLPAVGLGLAAGVGFWVGNEFAAAVADGFGIGVDESLRELLAPDSAGGWVVLLGVVLPIIALVEELLFRAAAIGVPVTGLGMPAPAMVVVSSVAFALGHGAQGRVGIVVTGALGAALGALFVLTNSLLAVVVAHYLVNALELCVHEGLGVRRLGSAS; encoded by the coding sequence ATGCCCCAGTGGGCCGCGTTCGTCGGCCTCACGGGCTTTCTGCTGACTGTGTTACTCGCGCTTTCGAAACTCTCCCAGCGCTCGCTCTCGGCTGAGGGCGGCGGCGTCACCGCCCGCACCGACGGACTGGAACGACTCTCGGCTGCTGGCCCCGCCGACGACACCTATCCGCGGTTCGAGACCGCGAGGGCCGCCAGGGAGCGCCGGCACATCGAGGGGCAGCTCTCCAGCGATACACTGTCGACGGGCGCCGTGCTCGCGAACGTCGCGCTCACACAGGGCCTGTTCGGCCTGCTCCTGCTGGGCGGTGCGTTCTTCTTCGAGATACCTCTCGCTGCCTTTGGCGTCACCGCCGACGCACTATCGACGGGGCTGCCGGCCGTCGGTCTCGGGCTGGCGGCCGGCGTCGGATTCTGGGTGGGCAACGAGTTCGCCGCAGCGGTCGCCGACGGCTTCGGCATCGGGGTCGACGAGTCCCTGCGCGAGCTGCTCGCACCCGACTCGGCCGGCGGGTGGGTCGTCCTGCTGGGCGTCGTCTTGCCGATAATCGCTCTCGTCGAGGAACTGCTCTTTCGGGCCGCCGCTATCGGCGTCCCGGTCACCGGACTGGGTATGCCCGCCCCCGCGATGGTCGTCGTCTCCTCGGTGGCGTTCGCGCTGGGCCACGGCGCCCAGGGGCGGGTCGGTATCGTCGTCACGGGCGCGCTCGGGGCGGCACTGGGCGCCCTCTTCGTGCTCACGAACAGCCTGCTGGCCGTCGTCGTCGCCCACTATCTCGTCAACGCCCTGGAACTCTGTGTCCACGAGGGACTGGGAGTTCGGCGGCTGGGGTCGGCGTCCTGA
- a CDS encoding MGMT family protein produces METPSGDAGIYARESAYLDRHVQFGEAGDRILSVSFPTQPDADADDSHPLLDRIEAYLGGAGEEFEDVTVGLTVPTAQRNVLEAVQQIPYGEEGTVEQVVMMTQGLGADEQEDQQQVREALAANPAPLLIPDHRVRDGPSGAPPEVEQKLRSVEGL; encoded by the coding sequence ATGGAGACACCATCGGGAGACGCCGGCATCTACGCACGGGAGTCCGCGTATCTCGACCGCCACGTCCAGTTCGGCGAAGCCGGGGACCGGATACTCTCCGTGTCGTTCCCGACACAGCCAGATGCCGACGCCGACGACAGCCATCCGCTGCTGGACCGTATCGAGGCGTACCTCGGCGGGGCGGGTGAGGAGTTCGAGGACGTGACCGTCGGGCTGACGGTGCCGACCGCCCAGCGTAACGTCCTCGAAGCCGTCCAGCAGATTCCCTACGGTGAGGAGGGGACAGTCGAGCAGGTCGTGATGATGACACAGGGACTGGGGGCCGACGAGCAGGAGGACCAGCAACAGGTCCGGGAAGCGCTCGCGGCCAATCCCGCACCGCTGTTGATTCCCGACCACCGCGTGCGCGACGGCCCCAGTGGCGCGCCGCCCGAGGTCGAGCAGAAGCTTCGGTCCGTCGAGGGGCTGTAG
- a CDS encoding DUF3592 domain-containing protein gives MGIFDKNGQKVLLALAVLALVPAIGLFALTASYQSAAQTPVQATIVETNSEPDPDYDYAFELHVTYEYEYERKTYESNNIYPLQEEMSGLSESELQEAKQTYAEGTNVTAYIDAENPGTARLKESNAPGAGADAIIPLVFGLVLMGLFVVRALT, from the coding sequence ATGGGGATATTCGACAAGAACGGGCAAAAAGTGCTACTCGCCCTCGCGGTTCTCGCGCTCGTCCCTGCCATCGGTTTGTTCGCACTCACAGCCTCCTACCAGTCAGCGGCACAGACTCCGGTGCAGGCGACGATCGTCGAAACGAACTCCGAGCCGGATCCAGATTACGACTATGCCTTCGAGCTACACGTCACGTACGAGTACGAATACGAGAGGAAGACCTACGAATCGAACAACATCTACCCGCTGCAAGAAGAGATGTCGGGTCTCTCGGAGTCAGAGCTGCAGGAAGCGAAGCAGACGTACGCTGAGGGAACGAACGTGACAGCGTACATCGACGCAGAGAACCCGGGGACAGCACGTCTCAAGGAATCAAATGCGCCAGGGGCTGGCGCCGATGCGATAATTCCCCTCGTATTCGGACTCGTTCTCATGGGTTTGTTCGTGGTACGGGCCCTGACGTAG
- the trpC gene encoding indole-3-glycerol phosphate synthase — protein sequence MESNGRMAPEVQSILAAARERGGGGDRVAVDARSLPAAFEAAEADGRVPVIAEVKPTSPTADGERTDDPVELAEAMVAGGAAALSVLTEPDHFGGSAETLQRVREAVDVPVLRKDFILHEEQLDVVEADVILLIVRFLEEDGTDSLEDLLSAARERGFQVLVEAHTAAEVERAVEAGADIVGVNNRDLAKLEVDLATFPDAATAAPEAVTLIAESGIGSPDDVVRMREAGADALLVGSAIMDHGGDSDVTANTRRLTAATDTDTQT from the coding sequence ATGGAATCTAACGGACGAATGGCCCCGGAAGTACAGTCGATACTCGCGGCGGCCCGCGAGCGCGGGGGCGGCGGTGACCGTGTCGCGGTCGACGCGCGCTCGCTGCCCGCCGCGTTCGAAGCGGCCGAGGCGGACGGTCGCGTACCGGTCATCGCGGAGGTCAAGCCGACGAGCCCGACCGCCGACGGCGAGCGGACCGACGACCCGGTCGAACTCGCCGAGGCGATGGTCGCGGGCGGCGCGGCGGCCCTGTCGGTGCTCACGGAGCCCGACCACTTCGGCGGCTCGGCCGAGACCTTACAGCGGGTCCGCGAGGCCGTCGACGTCCCGGTACTGCGCAAGGATTTCATCCTGCACGAGGAACAGCTGGACGTAGTCGAAGCCGACGTTATCCTCCTCATCGTGCGGTTCCTGGAAGAAGACGGGACGGACTCCCTGGAAGACCTGCTCTCGGCGGCCCGCGAGCGTGGCTTTCAGGTGCTCGTGGAGGCCCACACGGCCGCGGAAGTCGAGCGAGCGGTCGAGGCCGGCGCGGACATCGTCGGCGTGAACAACCGCGACCTCGCGAAACTGGAGGTCGACCTGGCGACGTTCCCCGACGCGGCCACGGCGGCGCCCGAAGCCGTCACGCTCATTGCGGAAAGCGGCATAGGCTCACCGGACGACGTCGTCCGGATGCGCGAGGCCGGGGCCGACGCCCTGCTGGTCGGCTCGGCCATCATGGACCACGGCGGCGATTCGGACGTGACGGCGAACACTCGGCGGCTGACGGCCGCGACAGATACGGACACACAGACATGA
- the trpB gene encoding tryptophan synthase subunit beta yields MSTEDAHDPKFGEYGGQFVPEALMPAIEELADAYERYVLNNEDGFMDEFRSRLADFGGRPTPLQYADQLSERYDTDVYLKREDLLHGGAHKLNNALGQVLLAKYMGKERIIAETGAGQHGTATAMAAAHLDMPCEIYMGETDIARQRPNVFRIKINGSEVVPVTVGRGTLKEAISETMREWATTVENTHYVIGSVVGPHPFPKMVRDFQSVISEEAREQAIEQTGGLPTDVVACAGGGSNTMGAFAEFVDDEEVALHAVEAGGSSLTVDEDEGVAPNSATLSTGDEGVLHGARTKLLQDSDGQIMESHSVSAGLDYAGVGPELAHLVDEGRVTPVNVDDDLALEAFHRLSQDEGIIPALETAHAFGYLEKYHEDLGDTVVVNVSGRGDKDLETVIEETTKRDLDIAPDMSILQRMGGSGL; encoded by the coding sequence ATGAGTACAGAGGACGCACACGACCCCAAGTTCGGCGAGTACGGCGGACAGTTCGTACCCGAGGCGTTGATGCCGGCCATCGAGGAGCTGGCCGACGCCTACGAGCGGTACGTACTGAACAACGAAGACGGCTTCATGGACGAGTTCCGTTCCAGACTGGCGGACTTCGGCGGCCGGCCGACCCCGCTGCAGTACGCCGACCAGCTCTCCGAACGGTACGACACCGACGTCTACCTGAAACGCGAGGACCTGCTCCACGGCGGCGCTCACAAGCTCAACAACGCGCTCGGACAGGTCTTGCTCGCCAAATACATGGGCAAAGAGCGCATCATCGCCGAGACCGGCGCCGGGCAACACGGCACCGCGACGGCGATGGCCGCAGCCCACCTGGATATGCCCTGTGAGATTTACATGGGCGAGACCGACATCGCCCGCCAGCGGCCCAACGTCTTCCGGATTAAGATAAACGGCTCGGAGGTCGTGCCGGTGACCGTGGGCCGGGGCACCCTGAAGGAGGCAATCTCGGAGACGATGCGCGAGTGGGCGACCACCGTCGAGAACACCCACTACGTCATCGGGAGTGTCGTCGGACCCCACCCGTTCCCGAAGATGGTGCGGGACTTCCAGTCGGTCATCTCGGAGGAAGCCCGCGAACAGGCCATCGAACAGACCGGCGGGCTCCCGACCGACGTGGTGGCCTGTGCCGGCGGCGGCTCGAACACGATGGGTGCGTTTGCGGAGTTCGTGGATGATGAAGAAGTCGCACTGCACGCCGTCGAGGCCGGCGGCTCCTCGCTCACCGTCGACGAGGACGAGGGGGTCGCCCCCAACTCCGCGACCCTCTCGACCGGCGACGAGGGCGTCCTCCACGGCGCGCGAACCAAACTCCTGCAGGATTCGGACGGACAGATAATGGAGTCACATTCGGTCTCCGCGGGGCTGGACTACGCCGGCGTCGGACCGGAACTCGCCCATCTCGTCGACGAAGGCCGGGTCACTCCGGTCAACGTCGACGACGACCTCGCCCTGGAGGCGTTCCACCGCCTCTCCCAGGACGAAGGTATCATCCCAGCGCTCGAAACCGCTCACGCCTTTGGCTATCTGGAGAAGTACCACGAGGACCTCGGCGACACCGTCGTCGTCAACGTCTCGGGGCGCGGGGACAAGGACTTAGAGACCGTCATCGAGGAGACGACCAAGCGCGACCTAGATATCGCGCCCGATATGTCCATCCTCCAGCGGATGGGCGGGAGTGGGCTCTGA
- the trpA gene encoding tryptophan synthase subunit alpha: MGLESAFADEPAFVPYLAAGDPNYEDSLAYVEALAEGGADAIELGLPFSEPIAEGTTIQNAIVRALESGMTVERFFEFVEDLDVDVPLVCMTYYNLIYQYGADEGPRPFVEKAADVGISGFVVPDLPAEEAGPLRDACDEFGLDLVFIVAPTTTPERLERMREQVSGYVYVQARLGVTGARDDVDDATEESLARIADWDVPKAVGFGIKTGDHAERIVGAGADGVIVGSALVDIVAEGYENGDPTAEVADRLEALARELKDGALRGAQERPQPERT; the protein is encoded by the coding sequence ATGGGGCTCGAATCGGCCTTCGCGGACGAACCAGCCTTCGTCCCGTATCTCGCCGCGGGCGACCCGAACTACGAGGACTCGCTGGCGTACGTCGAGGCGCTGGCCGAGGGCGGCGCCGACGCCATCGAACTCGGCTTACCTTTCTCCGAGCCCATCGCCGAGGGGACGACCATCCAGAACGCCATCGTCCGCGCACTGGAGTCGGGGATGACCGTCGAGCGGTTCTTCGAGTTCGTCGAAGACCTCGACGTAGACGTGCCGCTGGTCTGTATGACCTACTACAATCTGATTTATCAGTATGGCGCGGACGAGGGACCTCGCCCCTTCGTCGAGAAGGCCGCCGACGTCGGAATCAGCGGCTTCGTCGTGCCCGACCTGCCGGCCGAGGAGGCCGGCCCGCTCCGGGACGCGTGTGACGAGTTCGGCCTCGATCTGGTCTTCATCGTCGCCCCGACCACCACGCCGGAACGACTCGAACGGATGCGCGAGCAGGTCTCTGGCTACGTCTACGTCCAGGCCCGTCTGGGCGTCACCGGCGCGCGCGACGACGTCGACGACGCCACCGAGGAGTCGCTTGCCCGCATCGCCGACTGGGACGTGCCCAAGGCCGTCGGCTTCGGTATCAAGACCGGCGACCACGCCGAGCGTATCGTCGGTGCCGGCGCCGACGGCGTCATCGTCGGCTCCGCGCTGGTCGATATCGTCGCCGAGGGCTACGAGAACGGCGACCCGACAGCGGAGGTGGCCGACCGACTCGAAGCGCTGGCCAGAGAACTCAAGGATGGTGCCCTGCGGGGGGCACAGGAACGGCCGCAACCGGAACGAACTTAA
- a CDS encoding 2-amino-3,7-dideoxy-D-threo-hept-6-ulosonate synthase, translating into MNTGTRARLDRIGTDDRYVVVPMDHGITLGATQGLKDLESTVDAITRGGADAVLTQRGVADRVHPNKNDAGYIAHLNGSTVIGPDENDKRMTGTVEDAIRAGADAVSMHINVGSVHEREQIEDLAQMTSEAERYGLPVLAMTYARGPDIDPEADDYNQAVGHAVRLGEELGADVVKTGYTGDAESFQHVVESTSLPVVIAGGSKGTDEETLDMVRGAMDAGASGVSMGRSIFQHDEPEKIARAVASVVHDDAEADAALREAGLAVEA; encoded by the coding sequence ATGAACACAGGGACACGCGCTCGACTCGACCGCATCGGGACAGACGACCGCTACGTCGTCGTCCCCATGGACCACGGTATCACACTCGGAGCGACGCAGGGGCTCAAGGACCTCGAATCGACCGTCGACGCCATCACCCGCGGGGGCGCCGACGCGGTGCTCACCCAGCGCGGCGTCGCGGACCGCGTCCATCCGAACAAGAACGACGCGGGCTACATCGCCCATCTGAACGGCTCGACCGTCATCGGCCCCGACGAGAACGACAAGCGGATGACCGGTACCGTCGAGGACGCGATTCGCGCCGGCGCCGACGCCGTCTCCATGCACATCAACGTCGGGAGCGTCCACGAACGCGAACAGATAGAGGACCTCGCACAGATGACCAGCGAGGCCGAACGCTACGGTCTCCCGGTGCTGGCGATGACCTACGCCCGCGGCCCGGATATCGACCCCGAGGCCGACGACTACAACCAGGCCGTCGGCCACGCCGTCCGCCTGGGCGAGGAGCTCGGTGCTGACGTCGTCAAGACCGGCTACACCGGCGACGCCGAGAGCTTCCAGCACGTCGTCGAATCGACCTCGCTCCCGGTCGTCATCGCCGGCGGCTCGAAGGGCACCGACGAGGAGACCCTCGATATGGTCCGGGGCGCCATGGACGCCGGCGCCTCGGGCGTGTCGATGGGCCGGTCTATCTTCCAGCACGACGAACCGGAGAAGATTGCACGCGCCGTCGCCAGCGTCGTCCACGACGACGCGGAAGCGGACGCCGCGTTGCGCGAGGCCGGGCTGGCCGTCGAGGCCTGA
- a CDS encoding 3-dehydroquinate synthase II, whose product MTRTVWLKADSDVGDWETRRRRITAGLEAGVDWVLVDESDVEKVRELGEVNVAAFANGDVHVMEAEAEEEESTADATIVGKDGEGDGTVDLPTDFSGSADLSALRRNGTVTDGGYVRIFDEDYEAFAEAVAAESDYTIVIGDDWQIIPLENLIARVGEETDLITGVQTAEDARTAYETLELGVDGVLLDTDDVDEIRKTVEVRDEAGRESVELEYAEVTAIEQTGSADRVCIDTGSLMEHDEGMLVGSMARGLFFVHAETAESPYVASRPFRVNAGAVHAYVRTPDGGTKYLSELQSGDEVQIVDEQGHTREAIVGRAKIEKRPMFRIQAETAEGDRIETLLQNAETIKVHARDGRKAVTDLDEGDEILVHYEDTATHFGEHIEESIIEK is encoded by the coding sequence ATGACACGAACCGTCTGGCTCAAGGCCGACAGCGACGTCGGCGACTGGGAGACACGCAGACGACGCATCACCGCCGGCCTGGAGGCCGGCGTGGACTGGGTACTGGTCGACGAGAGCGACGTCGAGAAAGTACGGGAACTCGGCGAGGTCAACGTCGCCGCCTTCGCGAACGGCGACGTCCACGTCATGGAGGCAGAGGCCGAGGAGGAGGAGTCCACCGCCGACGCGACTATCGTCGGAAAGGACGGCGAGGGCGACGGCACCGTCGACCTCCCGACCGACTTCTCCGGCTCCGCGGACCTCTCGGCGCTCCGGCGCAACGGGACGGTGACCGACGGCGGCTACGTCCGTATCTTCGACGAGGACTACGAGGCCTTCGCCGAGGCCGTCGCGGCCGAATCAGACTACACCATCGTCATCGGCGACGACTGGCAGATAATCCCGCTGGAAAACCTCATCGCCCGGGTCGGCGAGGAGACCGACCTCATCACCGGCGTCCAGACCGCCGAGGACGCCCGCACCGCCTACGAGACCCTGGAGCTGGGCGTCGACGGCGTGTTGCTGGACACGGACGACGTCGACGAGATTCGCAAGACCGTCGAGGTCAGGGACGAGGCCGGGCGCGAGAGCGTCGAGCTGGAGTACGCTGAGGTCACCGCCATCGAACAGACCGGCTCCGCCGACCGGGTCTGTATCGACACCGGCAGTCTGATGGAACACGACGAGGGGATGCTCGTGGGCTCGATGGCCCGCGGCCTCTTTTTCGTCCACGCCGAGACGGCCGAGTCGCCCTACGTCGCCTCCCGACCCTTCCGGGTCAACGCCGGCGCCGTCCACGCCTACGTCCGCACCCCCGACGGCGGCACGAAGTACCTCTCGGAGCTCCAGTCCGGCGACGAGGTCCAGATAGTCGACGAGCAGGGCCACACCCGCGAGGCAATCGTCGGCCGTGCGAAAATAGAGAAGCGGCCGATGTTCCGGATTCAGGCCGAGACCGCCGAGGGCGACCGCATCGAGACGCTGCTGCAGAACGCCGAGACCATCAAGGTCCACGCTCGCGACGGGCGCAAAGCGGTTACCGACCTCGACGAGGGTGACGAGATTCTGGTCCACTACGAGGACACGGCGACGCACTTCGGCGAACACATCGAAGAGAGCATCATCGAGAAGTAG
- a CDS encoding zinc ribbon domain-containing protein encodes MTDTGRKRPWLAALLAFIYPGLGHLYLREWLRALLWFGLVFSTTTLLINDSMVAPLSDGVSLEALLTVSRSIPIEASVVLFVITAFSMADAFYMATRGNAEAEVVEGAKCPHCGKELEDDLDFCHWCTTKLDRPAEPEQ; translated from the coding sequence ATGACCGATACCGGACGCAAGCGGCCGTGGCTCGCCGCCCTCCTCGCGTTCATCTATCCCGGCCTGGGACACCTCTATCTCCGGGAGTGGCTGCGGGCGCTCCTGTGGTTCGGGCTCGTCTTCAGCACGACGACGCTGCTCATCAACGACTCGATGGTGGCGCCACTTTCCGACGGCGTCTCGCTCGAGGCGCTCCTGACCGTCAGCCGATCGATTCCGATAGAAGCATCGGTGGTGCTGTTCGTCATCACGGCCTTCTCGATGGCCGACGCCTTCTACATGGCCACGCGAGGGAACGCGGAGGCCGAGGTCGTCGAGGGGGCGAAATGCCCGCACTGCGGGAAGGAACTCGAGGACGACCTCGACTTCTGTCACTGGTGTACGACGAAGCTGGACCGGCCCGCCGAACCCGAACAGTAG
- a CDS encoding zinc-ribbon domain-containing protein encodes MGVLSTVTKLLRASTESTHRGDGAGDAPTGAYWCEDCDQRIPDTAVEDDSAPDCPDCGESMAFERSPGTTGCAC; translated from the coding sequence ATGGGCGTCCTGTCAACGGTAACGAAGCTCCTCCGGGCATCGACGGAGTCGACTCATCGCGGCGACGGGGCCGGCGACGCGCCGACCGGCGCCTACTGGTGTGAAGATTGCGACCAGCGGATTCCCGACACCGCCGTCGAGGACGATTCGGCGCCGGACTGTCCCGACTGTGGCGAATCGATGGCCTTCGAGCGCTCGCCGGGAACAACCGGCTGTGCCTGCTGA
- a CDS encoding ArsA family ATPase: MDRFVFFGGKGGVGKTTVASAYGVQCARGGQQTLLVSTDPAHSTSDVFDQGFDDEPAPVEGYDGLSAMELDPDAEVERHMREIKQAMSDQVSPAIVNELDRQIELAHRTPGAYEAALFDRFIDVMRSSDDYDRVVFDTSPTGGTLRLLALPELLESWVDRLRQKRAESVDLFEKAAIGDREARATLEDDPIVRRLAERAETFDFAGRVLSEQATFFLVLNPDDLSIAESQRAIEDLREADLSVGGLVVNKVAPAPGESETGIGATYLRERRRAEQARLDRIHESFDQPVVAVLEQRAGVDGTDLLADLVADLALGTAVEPPAT, translated from the coding sequence ATGGACCGGTTCGTCTTCTTCGGTGGGAAAGGCGGTGTCGGCAAGACCACGGTCGCCAGCGCCTACGGCGTCCAGTGCGCTCGCGGGGGCCAGCAGACCCTGCTGGTCTCGACCGACCCGGCCCACAGTACCTCGGACGTGTTCGACCAGGGCTTCGACGACGAGCCGGCGCCGGTCGAGGGGTACGACGGGCTCTCGGCGATGGAACTCGACCCCGACGCGGAGGTCGAGCGGCACATGCGCGAGATAAAGCAGGCGATGTCCGACCAGGTGAGCCCGGCTATCGTCAACGAACTCGACCGCCAGATTGAGCTGGCCCACCGGACGCCGGGCGCCTACGAGGCCGCGCTGTTCGACCGCTTCATCGACGTGATGCGGTCGAGTGACGACTACGACCGCGTCGTCTTCGACACCTCGCCGACCGGGGGGACCCTTCGCCTGCTCGCGCTGCCGGAGCTGCTGGAGTCGTGGGTCGACCGGCTCCGCCAGAAGCGCGCCGAGAGCGTCGACCTCTTCGAGAAAGCCGCTATCGGCGACCGCGAGGCCCGCGCGACGCTCGAGGACGACCCCATTGTCCGGCGACTCGCCGAGCGAGCGGAGACCTTCGACTTTGCCGGCCGGGTGCTTTCCGAGCAGGCAACCTTTTTCCTCGTACTCAACCCCGACGACCTCTCGATTGCGGAGTCCCAGCGGGCCATCGAGGACCTCCGCGAGGCCGACCTCTCGGTCGGTGGCCTCGTGGTGAACAAGGTCGCGCCGGCGCCGGGAGAGAGCGAGACCGGCATCGGGGCCACCTACCTCCGGGAGCGCCGGCGGGCCGAACAGGCCCGGCTCGACCGCATTCACGAGTCGTTCGACCAGCCGGTAGTCGCGGTGCTCGAACAGCGCGCGGGCGTCGACGGGACCGACCTGCTTGCCGACCTCGTCGCGGATCTGGCGCTCGGTACGGCCGTCGAGCCGCCGGCGACCTGA